One region of Clostridiaceae bacterium genomic DNA includes:
- the miaB gene encoding tRNA (N6-isopentenyl adenosine(37)-C2)-methylthiotransferase MiaB gives MKNSTGDRRKDILVAQEEIARQQGIAEEIKQLNYQEEMKTGKKKLFYIETLGCQMNENDSEKLAGMLNEMGYSESDNAENSDLIIVNTCCVRENAEQKVYGHLGRYKSLKEEKPGMVIAVCGCMMQQNEVGDSIKRKYRHVDLVFGTHNLHKFPEYLYNVLSSRIRVIDIWESSGSIAEGLPITRKDGIKAWVTIMYGCNNFCSYCIVPYVRGRERSRMPEDIVREIEILGEQGYKEVTLLGQNVNSYGKDLDQNISFARLLEKINKINGIERIRFTTSHPKDLSDELIVAMRDLEKVCNHLHLPLQAGSTRILKAMNRKYTKEDYLSLTEKIKKEIPDIALSTDIIVGFPGETEEDFNDTIDVVEKVRFDSAYTFLYSKRKGTPAAKNPEQVEEEVKKRRFGRLLEVQNKISRELNEKLLNKVEEILVEGISKNNPHVYTGRTRTNKIVNFQGDSSMVGRIIKVKINKIQTWSLEGTVVPAGDNK, from the coding sequence TTGAAAAATAGTACAGGGGACAGAAGGAAAGATATTCTGGTCGCGCAGGAGGAAATTGCAAGACAGCAAGGTATTGCAGAGGAAATTAAGCAATTGAATTACCAGGAAGAAATGAAAACCGGGAAAAAGAAACTTTTTTATATAGAAACCCTTGGTTGCCAGATGAATGAAAATGATTCAGAAAAATTGGCAGGTATGTTAAATGAGATGGGATATTCCGAATCTGACAATGCGGAAAACAGCGACCTTATTATAGTAAATACCTGCTGTGTCAGGGAAAATGCCGAACAAAAAGTATATGGGCACCTGGGTAGATACAAAAGTCTTAAAGAAGAGAAACCTGGTATGGTAATTGCTGTATGCGGATGCATGATGCAGCAAAATGAAGTAGGTGATAGCATAAAAAGGAAATACAGGCATGTAGATTTGGTATTTGGCACTCACAATTTGCATAAATTTCCTGAATATTTGTACAACGTCTTGTCTTCAAGAATAAGAGTTATTGATATATGGGAATCTTCAGGTTCCATAGCCGAGGGTTTGCCAATAACCAGAAAAGACGGAATCAAAGCCTGGGTAACAATTATGTATGGCTGCAATAATTTCTGCTCTTATTGTATTGTTCCATATGTAAGGGGAAGAGAAAGAAGCAGAATGCCTGAAGATATAGTCAGGGAAATTGAAATATTAGGAGAACAGGGATATAAAGAGGTTACTTTGCTGGGCCAGAATGTAAATTCCTATGGGAAAGATCTGGATCAGAATATTAGTTTTGCAAGGTTGTTGGAAAAAATTAATAAAATTAATGGTATTGAAAGAATAAGATTTACCACATCTCATCCCAAGGATTTGTCTGACGAACTAATTGTTGCCATGAGGGACCTGGAGAAGGTTTGCAACCATCTTCATCTTCCTTTACAAGCCGGAAGTACAAGAATACTTAAAGCAATGAACAGAAAATATACCAAAGAAGATTATTTATCTTTGACAGAGAAAATAAAAAAGGAAATACCGGATATAGCCTTGTCCACAGATATTATTGTGGGTTTTCCCGGCGAAACCGAAGAAGATTTTAATGATACTATTGACGTAGTGGAAAAGGTTAGGTTCGATTCTGCTTATACTTTCCTGTATTCAAAAAGAAAAGGAACACCTGCAGCAAAAAATCCTGAACAAGTGGAGGAAGAAGTTAAAAAAAGGAGATTTGGAAGACTGTTGGAGGTACAAAACAAAATAAGCAGGGAACTTAATGAAAAACTGCTCAATAAGGTGGAAGAAATACTTGTGGAGGGTATTAGCAAAAATAATCCTCATGTATATACAGGAAGAACAAGAACCAATAAGATAGTAAACTTTCAGGGGGATTCAAGTATGGTTGGCAGAATTATTAAAGTTAAAATCAATAAAATTCAAACCTGGTCTCTTGAAGGTACAGTAGTGCCTGCTGGTGATAACAAATGA